The following coding sequences lie in one Pseudomonas sp. SL4(2022) genomic window:
- the rimO gene encoding 30S ribosomal protein S12 methylthiotransferase RimO, producing the protein MSTPATPKVGFVSLGCPKALVDSERILTQLRMEGYEVVPTYQDADVVVVNTCGFIDSAKAESLEVIGEAIKENGKVIVTGCMGVEEGSIRDVHPSVLSVTGPQQYEQVVNAVHEVVPPRQDHNPLIDLVPPQGIKLTPRHYAYLKISEGCNHSCSFCIIPSMRGKLVSRPVGEVLSEAERLVKAGVKELLVISQDTSAYGVDMKYKTDFWNGQPVKTRMTELCEALSSMDVWVRLHYVYPYPHVDELIPLMAAGKILPYLDIPFQHASPKVLKAMKRPAFEDKTLARIKAWREICPELTIRSTFIVGFPGETEEDFQYLLDWLSEAQLDRVGCFQYSPVEGAPANLLDNPVPDDVKQDRWDRFMAHQQAISTARLQLKVGKEMDVLIDEVDDQGAVARCYADAPEIDGSVFIASTNLTPGEKVRVRIVDADEYDMWAERV; encoded by the coding sequence ATGTCCACCCCCGCCACGCCGAAAGTCGGCTTTGTATCACTTGGCTGCCCCAAGGCCCTGGTGGACTCCGAGCGCATCCTCACCCAGTTGCGCATGGAAGGCTACGAGGTCGTGCCGACCTACCAAGATGCCGACGTTGTAGTGGTCAACACCTGCGGCTTTATTGACAGTGCCAAAGCTGAGTCCCTGGAAGTGATCGGCGAAGCGATCAAGGAAAACGGCAAGGTGATTGTCACCGGCTGTATGGGCGTCGAAGAAGGCAGCATCCGCGACGTACACCCCAGCGTGCTCTCGGTGACCGGCCCGCAGCAGTATGAGCAAGTGGTCAACGCCGTGCATGAAGTCGTACCACCGCGCCAGGATCACAACCCGCTGATCGACCTGGTGCCACCCCAGGGCATCAAACTCACCCCGCGCCACTACGCCTACCTGAAGATTTCCGAAGGCTGCAACCACAGCTGCAGCTTCTGCATCATCCCGTCGATGCGCGGCAAGCTGGTCAGCCGCCCGGTTGGCGAAGTGCTCAGCGAAGCCGAGCGCCTGGTCAAAGCCGGCGTCAAAGAACTGCTGGTGATTTCTCAGGACACCAGCGCCTACGGCGTGGACATGAAGTACAAGACCGACTTCTGGAACGGCCAGCCGGTGAAAACCCGCATGACCGAACTGTGTGAGGCGCTCTCCAGCATGGACGTGTGGGTGCGCCTGCACTATGTTTACCCCTACCCGCACGTCGACGAGCTGATCCCACTGATGGCCGCCGGCAAGATCCTGCCGTACCTGGACATCCCCTTCCAGCACGCCAGCCCGAAAGTGCTCAAGGCCATGAAGCGCCCGGCCTTTGAAGACAAAACCCTGGCGCGTATCAAAGCCTGGCGCGAAATCTGCCCGGAACTGACCATTCGCTCGACCTTTATTGTCGGCTTCCCCGGCGAAACCGAAGAAGACTTCCAATACCTGCTCGACTGGCTGAGCGAAGCCCAACTCGACCGCGTAGGCTGCTTCCAGTACTCGCCGGTAGAGGGCGCGCCGGCCAACCTGCTCGACAACCCGGTACCCGATGACGTCAAACAGGATCGCTGGGACCGTTTCATGGCCCACCAGCAAGCCATCAGCACCGCCCGCCTGCAACTCAAGGTCGGCAAGGAAATGGACGTGCTGATTGATGAAGTCGACGACCAAGGTGCAGTCGCCCGCTGCTATGCCGACGCCCCGGAAATCGACGGCAGCGTGTTTATCGCCAGCACCAATCTCACGCCGGGCGAAAAAGTCCGCGTGCGCATCGTCGATGCCGACGAATACGACATGTGGGCCGAGCGGGTCTAA
- a CDS encoding cytochrome b, whose product MSWKNTESRYGSLSIALHWLMLILIAGVYACIELKGNFPKGSDTRELLKQWHFMLGLAVFALVWLRLLARTIAPTPTIQPALPSWQAIPAKLMHLALYGLMIGAPLAGWLILSAAGKPIPFFGLELPPLVGKNPDLTGTIKEWHELAGSAGYWLIGLHAAAGLLHHFVVRDNTLTRILPSKQS is encoded by the coding sequence ATGTCTTGGAAAAATACCGAATCACGTTACGGCAGCCTGTCCATCGCCTTGCATTGGCTGATGCTGATTCTGATTGCCGGCGTCTACGCCTGCATCGAACTCAAAGGCAATTTCCCCAAAGGCAGCGATACTCGCGAACTGCTCAAGCAGTGGCACTTCATGCTCGGCCTCGCTGTCTTCGCCCTGGTCTGGCTGCGCCTGCTGGCCCGTACAATCGCCCCAACACCGACAATCCAACCCGCACTGCCCAGCTGGCAAGCCATCCCGGCAAAACTGATGCACCTGGCACTCTACGGCCTGATGATCGGCGCACCGCTGGCCGGCTGGTTGATCCTCAGCGCAGCCGGCAAACCCATCCCATTCTTTGGCCTGGAGTTGCCACCCCTGGTCGGCAAAAACCCGGACCTGACTGGCACGATAAAGGAATGGCATGAACTGGCCGGCAGCGCCGGATACTGGCTGATCGGCCTGCACGCCGCCGCTGGGTTGCTCCACCATTTTGTCGTGCGCGACAACACCTTGACGCGCATCCTGCCTAGCAAGCAGTCCTGA
- a CDS encoding zinc-ribbon domain-containing protein: protein MSSECNSCGAQVTTGDKTCPGCGTAVAPKTKLVPLAAFMLIVILIIQSYISKPDESAPQAKPAAPVSAAEQ from the coding sequence ATGAGTAGTGAATGCAACAGCTGTGGTGCCCAGGTGACAACCGGTGACAAGACTTGTCCCGGTTGCGGGACGGCTGTGGCGCCCAAGACCAAGCTGGTACCCCTTGCGGCTTTTATGTTGATTGTCATCCTGATCATTCAGTCCTACATCAGTAAGCCGGATGAAAGCGCGCCGCAGGCAAAACCTGCGGCGCCAGTCAGTGCGGCTGAACAGTAA
- the dinB gene encoding DNA polymerase IV, with translation MNSRKIIHVDCDCFYAAIEMRDDPSLAAKPLAVGGSAERRGVIATCNYEARSYGVRSAMPSGQALKLCPDLVIVKPRMDAYKAVSREIQAIFRDYTELIEPLSLDEAYLDVSDSPHFAGSATRIAQDIRRRVSQELHITVSAGVAPNKFLAKIASDWRKPNGLFVITPDQVEDFVAGLPVTKLHGVGKVTADKLGRLGIRTCSDLREWNKLALVKEFGSFGERLWGLARGIDERVVHNDSRRQSVSVENTFDKDLPDLTACLQQLPALLEQLATRMLRLDESYRPDKPFVKIKFHDFSQTTLEQAGASRDLPSYTRLLSAAFARGNKPVRLLGVGVRLHDWRGRHEQLDLFTSDLT, from the coding sequence ATGAACAGCCGCAAGATTATCCACGTCGATTGCGATTGTTTTTACGCGGCAATCGAGATGCGCGATGACCCGAGCCTGGCCGCTAAACCGCTGGCGGTAGGCGGCTCGGCTGAACGGCGTGGGGTGATTGCAACCTGTAACTATGAGGCGCGTAGTTATGGTGTGCGCTCGGCGATGCCCTCTGGGCAGGCACTGAAGTTGTGTCCTGACCTGGTAATCGTCAAGCCGCGGATGGATGCCTATAAGGCGGTGTCGCGAGAAATTCAGGCGATCTTTCGCGATTACACCGAGCTGATCGAGCCCCTGTCGCTGGATGAGGCTTATCTTGATGTCAGCGACAGTCCGCATTTTGCGGGTAGCGCCACGCGCATCGCTCAGGATATTCGCCGGCGGGTTTCGCAGGAGCTGCATATCACCGTTTCAGCGGGCGTGGCGCCTAACAAGTTTCTCGCCAAGATCGCCAGCGACTGGAGAAAACCTAACGGCCTGTTTGTGATTACTCCAGATCAGGTTGAGGATTTTGTGGCCGGCCTGCCCGTGACTAAATTGCATGGTGTGGGCAAGGTCACGGCTGACAAGCTTGGACGGTTGGGCATTCGTACCTGCAGCGACCTGCGCGAGTGGAACAAGCTGGCGTTGGTCAAGGAGTTCGGCAGCTTTGGCGAGCGGCTGTGGGGGTTGGCGCGTGGTATTGATGAGCGCGTGGTACATAACGACAGTCGGCGCCAGTCGGTCAGTGTGGAGAACACCTTCGATAAGGATCTGCCAGATCTGACGGCGTGCCTGCAGCAACTTCCCGCACTGCTGGAACAGTTGGCGACTCGTATGCTGCGGCTGGATGAGAGCTATCGTCCTGACAAGCCCTTCGTCAAGATCAAGTTCCACGACTTTAGCCAAACCACGCTGGAGCAGGCTGGAGCCAGCCGAGACTTGCCCAGTTACACGCGCTTGCTAAGCGCAGCGTTTGCCCGCGGTAACAAACCTGTGCGTCTTCTGGGGGTTGGCGTGCGTTTGCACGATTGGCGTGGCAGGCATGAGCAATTGGACTTGTTTACGTCTGATTTAACCTAA
- a CDS encoding c-type cytochrome — translation MALLGYLTLSDLTAAELTLELGNGSQRLSSAQLLTHPKAQNIEIRDDVSYKRSMHYRAVPLAALLNGLRPSDHLQLVASDGFAAELSAAPALSQTGSQAWLAIEDPAHPWPALGNGKPSAGPFYLVWQNPAASQIGPEQWPFQLASIRKLAPVTQRFPQLLPAADASPAVQDGFAQYQKNCMACHRLNGAGDSQFGPDLNIPHNPTEYFSGDFLTRYIRNPQSLRRWPQGQMPGFTTELLSDEQLGALLAYLRHMAQNKVQP, via the coding sequence ATGGCCCTGCTCGGCTACTTAACCCTCTCTGACCTGACTGCAGCCGAGCTGACCCTGGAGCTGGGCAACGGCAGCCAGCGTCTGAGCAGCGCCCAGTTGCTCACCCACCCAAAGGCGCAAAACATCGAGATCCGCGACGACGTCAGCTACAAACGCAGCATGCACTACCGCGCCGTACCCTTGGCCGCGCTGCTGAACGGCTTACGGCCCAGTGATCACCTGCAGCTGGTGGCCAGCGACGGCTTTGCTGCCGAACTGTCTGCCGCTCCTGCGCTCAGCCAAACCGGCAGCCAGGCCTGGCTGGCCATCGAAGACCCGGCGCACCCCTGGCCTGCACTGGGTAACGGCAAACCCAGCGCCGGACCTTTCTACCTGGTTTGGCAAAACCCAGCCGCCAGCCAGATCGGTCCCGAACAATGGCCGTTTCAACTCGCCAGCATCCGCAAACTCGCCCCGGTGACGCAACGCTTCCCACAACTGCTGCCGGCGGCAGACGCCAGTCCGGCGGTGCAAGACGGTTTTGCCCAGTACCAGAAAAATTGCATGGCCTGTCATCGCCTGAATGGCGCCGGAGACTCACAATTCGGCCCGGATCTGAATATTCCGCACAACCCAACGGAGTATTTCAGCGGCGACTTTCTCACCCGCTATATCCGCAACCCCCAGAGCCTGCGCCGCTGGCCACAAGGCCAGATGCCGGGCTTCACGACCGAGTTGCTGAGCGACGAACAGCTCGGGGCATTGCTCGCGTACCTACGGCATATGGCTCAAAACAAAGTTCAACCTTAG
- a CDS encoding rhodanese-like domain-containing protein, producing the protein MRPLLATVGLLLSLPLLAGEAELSAAVVALQSPESVLIDVRTAEEFAAGALPGAEQIDHEQIASRISALAPDKDTPIVLYCRSGRRSSIAEQSLRAMGYSNLINAGGYDELKLALEAQD; encoded by the coding sequence ATGCGCCCCCTACTTGCCACCGTCGGTCTGCTGCTTAGCCTGCCACTGCTGGCCGGCGAAGCCGAACTCAGCGCCGCCGTTGTCGCCCTGCAATCACCGGAAAGCGTGCTGATCGATGTGCGTACCGCTGAAGAGTTCGCTGCAGGCGCATTGCCTGGCGCAGAGCAAATCGACCATGAGCAGATCGCCAGCCGCATCAGCGCTCTTGCCCCGGACAAGGACACCCCAATCGTGCTGTATTGCCGCAGCGGTCGCCGCTCCAGCATTGCCGAGCAAAGCCTGCGCGCCATGGGTTATAGCAACCTGATCAACGCTGGCGGCTATGACGAACTGAAACTCGCCCTGGAAGCACAGGATTGA
- a CDS encoding acetyl-CoA C-acetyltransferase yields the protein MTEAYIFDAVRTPRGKGKKDGALYSVKPVDLIAGLLKALQARNNLDTSQVDDIVLGCVTPVGDQGADIAKTAAMVADWDVSVSGVQLNRFCASGLEAVNIGAMKVRSGFEDLVVVGGVESMSRIPMGSDGGAWVMDPATNMHTHFTPQGIGADLIATLEGFSRTDVDSFALRSQQKAARASKDGSFSKSLIPVADQNGIVLLDHDEFIRGESTLEGLGKLKPSFEMMGQMGFDSTALRVYSHVEQISHVHTPGNSSGIVDGSALMLIGSEVKGKELGLKPRARIVATAVTSTDPTIMLTGPAPATRKALAKAGLNVNDIDLFEVNEAFASVVMKFMKDMGVSEDKVNVNGGSIAMGHPLGATGCAILGTLIDELEKRQLRYGLATLCVGGGMGIATIIERV from the coding sequence ATGACCGAAGCATATATTTTCGATGCCGTGCGCACGCCCCGCGGCAAGGGCAAGAAGGACGGCGCGCTGTACAGCGTCAAACCGGTCGACCTGATCGCCGGCCTACTCAAGGCTTTGCAGGCGCGCAATAATCTGGACACCAGCCAAGTCGATGACATCGTGCTCGGCTGCGTGACGCCGGTGGGTGATCAGGGCGCGGACATTGCCAAAACGGCCGCCATGGTCGCCGATTGGGATGTCAGCGTGTCGGGTGTGCAACTCAACCGTTTCTGCGCTTCGGGTCTGGAAGCGGTGAACATCGGCGCGATGAAGGTGCGTTCCGGTTTCGAGGACCTGGTGGTGGTCGGTGGCGTCGAATCGATGTCGCGCATTCCCATGGGCTCCGACGGCGGTGCCTGGGTGATGGACCCAGCGACCAACATGCACACCCATTTCACTCCGCAAGGTATCGGTGCCGATCTGATCGCCACCCTTGAAGGTTTTAGCCGCACCGACGTCGACAGCTTTGCCCTGCGTTCCCAGCAAAAAGCTGCCCGCGCCAGCAAAGACGGCTCGTTCAGCAAATCGCTGATTCCGGTGGCCGACCAGAACGGCATCGTCCTGCTCGATCACGACGAATTTATCCGTGGTGAATCCACCCTCGAAGGCCTGGGCAAGCTCAAGCCGAGCTTCGAGATGATGGGGCAGATGGGCTTCGATAGCACCGCGCTGCGCGTTTACAGCCATGTTGAACAAATCAGCCACGTGCACACCCCGGGCAACAGCTCGGGCATTGTCGATGGTTCGGCTCTGATGCTGATTGGTTCCGAGGTCAAAGGCAAAGAACTGGGCCTGAAGCCGCGCGCGCGCATCGTCGCCACGGCGGTCACCAGCACCGACCCGACCATCATGCTCACCGGCCCGGCACCGGCTACGCGCAAGGCATTGGCCAAAGCCGGGCTGAACGTCAATGACATCGACCTGTTCGAGGTCAACGAGGCATTCGCTTCGGTGGTGATGAAGTTTATGAAGGACATGGGCGTCAGCGAGGACAAGGTCAACGTCAATGGCGGCTCCATCGCTATGGGCCACCCGCTGGGTGCAACCGGCTGCGCCATCCTCGGCACCCTGATTGATGAGCTGGAGAAGCGCCAGTTGCGCTATGGCCTGGCCACCCTGTGCGTAGGTGGTGGCATGGGCATCGCCACCATTATTGAGCGAGTTTGA
- a CDS encoding 3-hydroxyacyl-CoA dehydrogenase NAD-binding domain-containing protein, which yields MTDAIRYEKGQDNIVVLTMDMPGQSANTMNAVYREAMGKTVDRLEAEKDSIAGVILTSAKKTFFAGGDLNELIKVTKADAPAFYQMILNIKGQLRRLECLGKPVVAAINGAALGGGWEIALACHHRIALNNSSIQLGLPEVTLGLLPGGGGVVRMVRILGLEKALPYLAEGKKVRPDAALKAGLIHELASDSDDLLAKARAFIAANPTAVQPWDVKGYKIPGGTPSSPNVAQMLAIAPSVLRDKTKGCFPAPEKIMCAAVEGAQVDFDTAQIIEARYFTELTTGQVAKNMIGTFWFQLNEINAGGSRPQGFEPYVTKKVGVLGAGMMGAGIAYVSALAGIDVVLKDISIEAAEKGKSYSAKLLEKKVGRGQMSAEKRDGILARIKPTVSDADFEGCDLIIEAVFEDRDLKANVTAAAERAALADAVIASNTSTLPITGLATAVQKQDKFIGLHFFSPVDKMPLVEIIKGEHTSDETLARGFDYVMQIKKTPIVVNDSRGFFTSRVFGTFTNEGLAMLGEGVSAAMIENEARKAGMPVGPLAISDEVSMSLMNHIRQQTLKDLATEGKSIPEHPAFAVIDMMLNEYKRPGKAAGAGFYDYPAAGAPAGGKKHLWPELKARFEKAEAQISQEDVRDRILFIQAIETVRCVEEDVLKSVADANIGSIFGIGFAAWTGGALQFINQYGVKDFVARAQYLAEQYGERFLPPALLLEKAAKNQQF from the coding sequence ATGACTGACGCCATCCGTTACGAAAAAGGCCAGGACAATATCGTCGTTCTGACCATGGACATGCCCGGCCAGAGCGCCAACACCATGAACGCGGTCTACCGCGAAGCCATGGGCAAGACCGTCGACCGCCTGGAAGCCGAGAAGGATTCCATCGCCGGGGTTATCCTCACCTCCGCGAAGAAAACCTTCTTCGCGGGCGGTGACCTGAATGAACTGATCAAAGTCACCAAGGCCGACGCGCCGGCTTTCTACCAGATGATCCTCAATATCAAAGGCCAGTTGCGCCGCCTGGAATGCCTCGGCAAACCGGTGGTCGCCGCCATTAATGGCGCGGCTTTGGGTGGCGGCTGGGAAATTGCTCTGGCCTGCCACCACCGTATCGCCCTGAACAACTCCAGCATCCAGCTCGGTTTGCCGGAAGTGACCCTCGGCCTGCTGCCGGGCGGCGGCGGTGTGGTGCGCATGGTGCGCATCCTCGGTTTGGAAAAAGCCCTGCCGTACCTGGCCGAAGGCAAGAAGGTACGCCCTGATGCGGCGCTCAAGGCGGGTCTGATCCATGAGCTGGCCAGTGATAGCGACGACCTGCTGGCCAAGGCGCGCGCCTTTATCGCCGCCAACCCGACGGCTGTGCAGCCGTGGGACGTGAAAGGCTACAAAATTCCCGGTGGCACGCCGTCCAGCCCGAATGTGGCGCAAATGCTGGCTATTGCGCCGAGTGTGCTGCGTGACAAGACCAAGGGCTGCTTCCCGGCGCCGGAGAAGATCATGTGCGCTGCCGTCGAGGGTGCCCAGGTCGATTTCGATACCGCGCAGATCATCGAAGCACGCTACTTCACCGAGCTGACCACCGGGCAAGTGGCGAAGAACATGATTGGCACCTTCTGGTTCCAACTCAATGAAATCAATGCCGGCGGCTCCCGCCCACAGGGCTTCGAGCCCTACGTGACCAAGAAGGTCGGCGTACTCGGTGCCGGCATGATGGGCGCGGGCATTGCTTACGTGTCGGCCCTCGCTGGTATCGACGTGGTGCTCAAGGACATTTCCATCGAGGCCGCTGAGAAGGGCAAGAGCTACTCGGCCAAACTGCTGGAGAAGAAAGTCGGCCGTGGCCAGATGAGCGCCGAGAAGCGCGATGGCATCCTGGCACGGATTAAACCCACCGTCAGTGACGCTGATTTTGAAGGCTGCGACCTGATTATCGAAGCCGTGTTCGAGGACCGTGACCTCAAGGCCAACGTCACCGCGGCAGCCGAGCGTGCGGCACTGGCGGATGCGGTGATCGCTTCCAACACCTCGACCTTGCCGATCACCGGTCTGGCCACCGCTGTACAGAAGCAGGACAAGTTTATTGGCCTGCACTTCTTCAGCCCGGTGGACAAGATGCCGTTGGTGGAAATCATCAAGGGCGAGCACACCAGTGACGAGACTCTGGCGCGTGGTTTCGATTACGTCATGCAGATCAAGAAGACCCCGATCGTGGTCAACGACAGCCGCGGCTTCTTCACTTCGCGCGTGTTCGGCACCTTCACCAACGAGGGCCTGGCCATGCTCGGTGAGGGCGTGAGCGCAGCGATGATCGAGAACGAAGCGCGCAAGGCCGGCATGCCGGTGGGCCCGCTGGCGATCAGCGACGAAGTGTCGATGAGCCTGATGAACCATATCCGCCAGCAGACCCTCAAGGATCTGGCAACTGAGGGTAAATCCATCCCTGAGCACCCGGCATTTGCCGTGATCGACATGATGCTCAACGAATACAAACGGCCGGGCAAAGCGGCGGGTGCGGGCTTCTACGATTACCCGGCGGCCGGCGCTCCGGCGGGTGGCAAGAAGCACCTGTGGCCGGAGCTGAAAGCGCGCTTTGAAAAAGCCGAGGCGCAGATTTCACAGGAGGACGTACGTGATCGCATCCTGTTTATCCAGGCCATCGAAACCGTGCGTTGTGTGGAGGAGGATGTGCTCAAGTCGGTGGCCGATGCCAACATCGGTTCGATTTTCGGCATCGGCTTTGCCGCCTGGACCGGTGGGGCGTTGCAGTTTATTAACCAGTACGGGGTGAAGGACTTTGTAGCCCGCGCTCAGTACCTGGCTGAGCAGTATGGCGAGCGCTTCCTGCCACCGGCACTGTTGCTGGAAAAAGCAGCGAAGAACCAGCAGTTCTAA
- a CDS encoding lysozyme inhibitor LprI family protein produces the protein MQCLKGFACVLVGVLASPAWADDCANAMDQLTLNQCAAADYAAQDKRLNQLYGDYRKRLDDGQKQQLKDVQLAWIKFRDLACAFESASVEGGSAYPMVLNGCLTQKTAARVKELEQLAVCEEGDLSCPMPAQ, from the coding sequence GTGCAGTGTCTGAAAGGTTTTGCATGTGTACTGGTCGGGGTGTTGGCGTCACCAGCCTGGGCCGATGACTGCGCCAATGCCATGGATCAACTCACCCTTAACCAGTGCGCGGCGGCGGACTACGCTGCACAGGACAAACGCCTGAATCAGCTCTACGGCGATTATCGCAAGCGTCTGGATGATGGGCAGAAGCAGCAACTCAAGGACGTGCAACTGGCCTGGATCAAATTCCGCGATCTGGCTTGCGCGTTCGAGTCAGCGTCGGTGGAGGGCGGCTCCGCCTATCCGATGGTGCTTAATGGTTGCCTGACGCAAAAGACCGCCGCGCGGGTCAAGGAGCTGGAACAGCTGGCCGTCTGTGAAGAGGGCGACCTCAGCTGCCCGATGCCAGCGCAATAG
- the ptrC gene encoding type III secretion system co-regulatory protein PtrC, translating to MSIAQTLSNQNVYGVTYAIVDSSGIHFESELAIQLGDGGLTTLRMPTQLSERQAIQQLVCGRQVC from the coding sequence ATGAGCATCGCCCAAACACTGAGCAACCAGAACGTCTATGGCGTGACCTACGCCATAGTCGACAGCAGTGGCATCCACTTCGAGTCCGAGCTGGCCATTCAGTTGGGCGACGGTGGCCTGACCACCCTGCGCATGCCTACCCAGCTGAGCGAACGCCAGGCCATCCAGCAACTGGTTTGCGGCCGTCAGGTGTGCTGA
- a CDS encoding amidotransferase, whose product MPLQICILETDVLRPELVDQYDSYGRMFEQLFARQPIAAEFKVYNVMEGHYPPDSERYDAYLVTGSKADSFGSDAWIQTLKTYLLERYARGDKLLGVCFGHQLLALLLGGKAERAVQGWGVGIHQYRMENRPAWMSPDLEDLTLLISHQDQVTQLPENATLLASSEFCPIASYCIGDQVLCFQGHPEFVHDYSRALLDLRQQHIGEPAYTRGVDSLQHDHQGHTVAEWMMRFVAHGRAGLVE is encoded by the coding sequence ATGCCGCTGCAGATCTGCATCCTGGAAACCGATGTTCTTCGCCCTGAGTTGGTCGATCAATACGACAGTTATGGTCGTATGTTCGAGCAATTGTTCGCCCGTCAGCCGATTGCTGCCGAGTTCAAGGTGTACAACGTGATGGAGGGGCACTACCCGCCGGACAGCGAGCGCTACGATGCGTATCTGGTGACGGGCAGCAAGGCAGATTCCTTTGGTAGCGACGCCTGGATCCAGACGTTGAAAACCTACCTGCTGGAGCGTTATGCCCGTGGCGACAAGCTATTGGGGGTGTGTTTCGGTCATCAGCTATTGGCGCTGTTGCTGGGCGGCAAAGCCGAGCGTGCCGTGCAAGGCTGGGGTGTGGGTATCCATCAGTACCGTATGGAGAACAGACCGGCCTGGATGAGCCCAGATCTGGAAGACCTTACGCTGCTGATCAGCCACCAGGACCAGGTCACCCAATTGCCGGAGAACGCTACCTTGCTGGCCAGCAGCGAGTTCTGCCCGATTGCGTCTTACTGCATTGGTGATCAGGTGTTGTGCTTCCAGGGGCACCCCGAGTTTGTGCATGACTACTCGCGCGCGTTGCTTGACCTGCGTCAGCAGCATATTGGCGAGCCGGCGTATACCCGCGGTGTTGACAGCCTGCAGCATGACCACCAGGGCCATACGGTCGCCGAGTGGATGATGCGTTTTGTCGCTCACGGTCGTGCAGGTCTAGTCGAATAA
- a CDS encoding magnesium and cobalt transport protein CorA codes for MGRVVAAAVYSKGLKVSNISLDEGRQWAKKPGHFVWIGLHDPGSDELSNLQRQFDLHELALEDALQRHTRPKLETFGDALFLVLYSPVRANGELTFVETQLFAGSGYIISARYGDSAPYSQVRQRCEARPLLLEHGEDFVLYALLSFVIENYRPLMDNYHSELEEVEQHVLKHPLSQADVERIQGLRRDLLRLRRYIGPLAEICQELQRLEFPFIDKNMRPYFRDVAIHVNRLLEDLTALREMADHAIEIGLLLESSRQSVTQRKFAAWAAILAFPTAVAGIYGMNFQNMPELTWQYGYFAVLGVITTGCLSLYASFKHYGWL; via the coding sequence ATGGGTCGAGTTGTTGCCGCAGCTGTTTACAGCAAGGGGCTGAAAGTCAGCAATATCAGCCTTGATGAGGGTAGGCAGTGGGCGAAAAAACCGGGCCACTTTGTCTGGATCGGCCTGCACGATCCCGGCAGCGATGAGCTAAGCAACCTGCAACGGCAGTTCGACCTGCATGAGCTGGCCCTGGAAGACGCCTTACAGCGGCACACCCGGCCCAAACTGGAGACTTTTGGCGATGCACTGTTTCTGGTGCTCTACTCGCCCGTTCGCGCCAACGGCGAGCTGACCTTTGTCGAAACCCAGTTGTTTGCTGGCAGCGGCTACATCATCAGCGCCCGCTACGGTGACTCGGCGCCCTATTCGCAGGTTCGCCAGCGCTGCGAGGCACGCCCACTGCTGCTTGAGCACGGAGAAGATTTCGTGCTCTACGCCCTGCTCAGTTTCGTCATCGAGAACTACCGGCCGCTGATGGACAACTACCACAGCGAACTTGAGGAGGTGGAACAGCATGTGCTGAAACACCCACTCAGTCAGGCCGACGTCGAACGCATCCAGGGGCTGCGCCGCGATCTTCTGCGCCTGCGCCGCTATATCGGGCCGCTGGCGGAAATCTGCCAGGAGCTACAGCGCCTGGAGTTCCCATTTATCGACAAAAACATGCGCCCCTACTTCCGCGACGTGGCGATTCACGTCAACCGCCTGCTGGAAGACCTCACCGCCCTGCGCGAAATGGCCGACCACGCCATCGAGATCGGCCTGCTGCTGGAGTCGTCCCGGCAAAGCGTCACTCAGCGCAAGTTCGCCGCTTGGGCGGCAATCCTCGCCTTCCCCACGGCAGTGGCCGGAATCTACGGGATGAACTTCCAAAACATGCCCGAACTGACCTGGCAATACGGCTATTTCGCCGTGCTCGGCGTCATCACCACCGGCTGCCTCAGCCTGTATGCCAGCTTCAAGCATTACGGCTGGCTATAA